From Amphiprion ocellaris isolate individual 3 ecotype Okinawa chromosome 2, ASM2253959v1, whole genome shotgun sequence, a single genomic window includes:
- the LOC129347398 gene encoding nuclear factor interleukin-3-regulated protein-like: MESLSLPFHGGHDSHALQVENDLARKGSRRKREFIPEEKKDALYWEKRRKNNEAAKRSREKRRMNDYVLETHLMALKEENTRLSAELMAIKFHFGLVHPAVYSERPPNQQQRSSTQPLAATSNHYQSLQQNYYWGDRDSPVVPSHQPSHPLLIPAYALHTIPRGYSYVNTSGATGSGVLTPLVLPPNFLPTHSSHPRAPLVMPIPSRVTSDEEEQQVPGLLSYSSSAPPHKITSRRARSHSSQRQCMSD; encoded by the coding sequence ATGGAGTCCTTATCTCTACCTTTTCATGGAGGCCACGACAGCCATGCTTTACAAGTGGAAAATGACCTGGCACGAAAAGGATCCCGTCGCAAAAGAGAGTTCATACCTGAGGAGAAGAAGGATGCCCTCTACTGGGAGAAACGCCGGAAGAACAACGAGGCAGCCAAGCGGTCGAGGGAGAAAAGAAGAATGAATGACTATGTGCTGGAGACACATCTCATGGCtctgaaagaagaaaacaccAGGCTTAGTGCTGAATTAATGGCTATCAAGTTCCACTTTGGCCTGGTCCACCCTGCAGTCTATAGTGAACGCCCACCTAACCAACAGCAACGCAGCAGCACTCAGCCTCTTGCCGCCACCAGCAACCACTACCAATCCCTGCAGCAGAACTACTACTGGGGTGACAGGGACTCTCCTGTTGTGCCCAGCCACCAACCCTCTCACCCTTTGTTAATCCCTGCGTATGCCCTACATACCATACCGAGAGGCTATTCATACGTAAATACATCTGGTGCTACTGGCTCTGGAGTCCTTACTCCCCTTGTCCTTCCTCCAAATTTCTTGCCAACCCACTCATCTCATCCTAGAGCTCCGCTTGTGATGCCAATTCCTTCAAGAGTCACCTCAGATGAAGAGGAGCAGCAGGTCCCAGGGCTGTTGTCCTACTCCAGCTCTGCTCCACCTCACAAAATCACCAGCAGAAGAGCCAGAAGCCACTCTTCACAAAGACAATGCATGTCTGattga
- the lingo3a gene encoding leucine-rich repeat and immunoglobulin-like domain-containing nogo receptor-interacting protein 3a, producing MGVSLDQDVGWLLPFLFLLLMITVSPAQSQSCPQRCDCIAKLKTVSCFGKRLSALPDGIPSDTKILDLSGNKLRWVEHGDLLPFPRLEKLDLSDNMISVLEPNAFSSLQNLQSLSLKGNQLKLVPMGAFSRLSNLTSLDLSGNKIVILLDFTFQDLKSLKNLEVGDNDLVYISNKAFLGLVGLRELTIERCNLTSVSSQSLSYLHNLATLRLRYLSISALEDQNFRKLGNLRGLEINNWPFLEYISPHSLQGLNLSWLSITHTNITSVPTSALRSLAHLTSLNLSYNPISVLESWALRDLIRLKELHLVNTNLVVVQPYALGGLRQIRLLNLSTNSLVTLEEGAFQSVNTLETLRLDGNPLACDCRLLWILQRRKTLNFDGASPVCMTPVEVQGRALNAFSDSALFDHFTCQKPKIRNRKLQQISAREGQVVSFICRAEGEPTPIIFWISPQRRRITTKSSGRLTVLPEGTLEIRYAQVMDSGTYICIASNAGGNDTYFATLTVSGLPLDAALMANRTYYAGDLNDTNLNDTRVFLKFTLDLKTILISTAMGCIMFLGVVLFCFILLFVWSRGRGQHKNNFSVEYSFRKVDGPAASGGQGGARKFNMKMI from the coding sequence ATGGGGGTGAGCCTGGACCAGGATGTAGGCTGGCTCCTGCCTTTCCTGTTCTTGTTGCTTATGATCACAGTGTCGCCCGCCCAAAGCCAAAGTTGTCCCCAGCGTTGCGATTGCATTGCCAAGCTCAAGACTGTGTCCTGTTTTGGCAAACGTCTATCTGCACTGCCAGACGGAATCCCATCTGACACCAAGATCCTGGACCTGAGTGGGAATAAACTTCGCTGGGTCGAACACGGTGACCTGCTTCCATTTCCGCGTCTTGAAAAGCTGGACCTGAGTGACAACATGATCAGCGTCCTGGAACCAAATGCTTTTTCTAGTCTCCAAAACCTGCAGTCACTTTCGCTGAAGGGTAACCAGCTGAAACTCGTCCCCATGGGGGCCTTCTCACGACTCTCCAACCTGACGTCACTGGACCTCAGTGGAAATAAGATTGTAATTCTTTTAGACTTTACTTTCCAGGACTTGAAAAGTCTAAAGAACTTGGAGGTTGGAGACAATGATCTTGTTTATATTTCCAACAAGGCCTTTTTGGGTCTAGTGGGACTAAGGGAGTTGACCATTGAGAGGTGCAACCTGACTTCAGTGTCCAGCCAGTCTTTGTCTTACCTGCATAACCTGGCGACTCTGCGGCTCCGCTACCTCAGTATCTCCGCCTTAGAGGACCAGAACTTCCGGAAATTGGGGAACCTAAGGGGCCTTGAGATTAATAACTGGCCCTTTTTGGAGTACATTTCCCCTCACAGCCTGCAGGGTCTCAACTTGTCTTGGTTGTCTATTACGCACACCAACATCACCTCCGTGCCCACCTCTGCCCTGCGCAGCCTGGCTCACCTCACCAGCCTCAACCTTTCCTACAACCCCATCTCTGTGCTGGAGTCCTGGGCGCTGCGGGATCTAATCCGGCTGAAAGAGCTACATCTAGTCAACACTAACCTGGTAGTGGTGCAGCCATACGCACTTGGTGGTTTGAGACAAATCCGCCTTCTTAACCTTTCCACTAACAGCCTGGTGACCCTGGAGGAGGGAGCCTTCCAGTCAGTCAACACTCTGGAGACACTTCGTTTGGATGGAAACCCTCTGGCCTGTGACTGCCGCTTGCTCTGGATCCTTCAGCGCAGGAAGACCCTCAATTTTGATGGCGCCTCCCCAGTGTGCATGACACCTGTTGAGGTGCAGGGACGGGCTCTCAACGCGTTCTCCGACTCAGCTCTCTTTGACCACTTTACTTGCCAGAAGCCCAAAATTCGCAACAGGAAACTGCAGCAGATATCTGCCCGTGAGGGGCAGGTGGTGTCGTTCATTTGCAGAGCAGAAGGTGAGCCGACACCCATAATATTCTGGATTTCTCCTCAGCGCCGCCGCATCACCACAAAGAGCAGTGGCCGCCTAACTGTGTTGCCAGAAGGCACGTTAGAAATACGGTACGCCCAGGTAATGGATAGTGGAACTTACATCTGCATTGCTAGCAACGCTGGTGGGAATGACACCTATTTTGCCACACTTACAGTGAGTGGGCTGCCGCTGGATGCAGCCCTCATGGCCAACCGTACCTACTATGCCGGGGATCTTAATGACACAAATCTGAATGATACCAGAGTCTTCTTGAAGTTTACTCTGGACCTCAAGACCATCCTCATATCTACAGCGATGGGCTGTATCATGTTTCTGGGAGTGGTCCTGTTCTGTTtcattctgctgtttgtgtggaGTCGAGGCAGAGGGCAGCACAAAAACAATTTCTCAGTAGAATATTCTTTCAGAAAAGTGGATGGACCCGCAGCCAGTGGAGGACAAGGTGGAGCACGCAAGTTCAACATGAAAATGATTTGA